The following proteins come from a genomic window of Pseudomonas cichorii:
- a CDS encoding flagellar basal body-associated protein FliL yields MKAWILMLLALSLPALAQEEAKEGEGEPKAAYVSLTPPFVGNYALDGGPKLRVYKADIALRVTGADAQAAVKRNDPLIRNLLVALFTQQTVDSMSSADAKEKIRQEALKQVQQVMTSEEGKPIVEDLLFNNFIVQ; encoded by the coding sequence GTGAAAGCGTGGATCTTGATGTTGTTGGCCTTGTCGTTGCCTGCCCTGGCGCAGGAAGAAGCCAAAGAAGGTGAAGGCGAGCCCAAGGCGGCTTATGTGTCTCTGACGCCTCCGTTTGTGGGTAACTATGCCCTTGATGGCGGACCGAAGTTGCGCGTCTACAAGGCTGATATCGCCCTGCGCGTTACCGGCGCCGATGCCCAGGCGGCGGTCAAGCGTAATGACCCGCTGATCCGTAATCTGCTGGTTGCCCTGTTTACCCAACAGACCGTCGATTCCATGAGCAGCGCCGATGCGAAGGAAAAGATTCGTCAGGAAGCACTCAAGCAGGTCCAGCAAGTCATGACCAGTGAAGAGGGCAAGCCGATTGTTGAAGACTTGCTGTTCAACAACTTTATCGTTCAGTAA
- a CDS encoding ABC transporter permease, with the protein MAHPVQRRWYPLVFAIAALVLLPLSVLLLSWETIDREIWSHLLETQMVRLLSNTLILVLGVGVGVTVLGVSLAWLTSLCEFPGRRWLDWALMLPFAIPAYVLAFVFVGLLDFSGPVQTLMREWFGSGLRLPRVRSTGGVIIVLVLVFYPYVYLLARTAFLAQGKGLMEAARVLGQSPLQAFWRVALPMARPAIGAGVALALMETLADFGAVSVFNFDTFTTAIYKTWYGFFSLSSAAQLASLLLLAVMVVLYGERRARGASRTTNERPRGKALYHLRGIKALAASGWCGLVFICAFAVPMLQLIVWVWQRGRFDLDERYTGLILHTLYLGGIAALITVGVALILVFARRMAPTPVIRSGVSLANLGYALPGSVLAVSIMLAFSYLDRQLVIPLSGWLGGAGKPLLLGSLSALVLAYLVRFIAVAYGPLENSLSRIRPSLPEAARSLGVSGPKLFFKVYLPLLVPGALSAALLVFVDVLKEMPATLLMRPFGWDTLAVRIFEMTSEGEWARAALPALTLVLVGLLPVIGLIRRSARQIG; encoded by the coding sequence TTGGCCCATCCCGTCCAACGCCGCTGGTATCCCCTGGTTTTTGCCATCGCCGCTTTGGTGCTGCTGCCGCTGAGCGTGCTGTTGCTGTCCTGGGAGACCATCGACCGGGAGATCTGGTCCCATCTGCTGGAAACCCAGATGGTTCGCCTGCTGAGCAATACGCTGATCCTGGTACTGGGGGTTGGCGTCGGTGTCACGGTGTTGGGCGTCAGTCTGGCGTGGCTGACCAGCCTCTGCGAGTTTCCCGGCAGGCGCTGGCTGGACTGGGCCTTGATGCTGCCGTTCGCGATTCCGGCGTATGTGCTTGCCTTTGTCTTTGTCGGCCTGCTGGATTTCTCCGGTCCGGTGCAAACCCTGATGCGGGAATGGTTCGGCAGCGGCCTGCGACTGCCTCGTGTGCGCTCCACGGGCGGGGTGATCATCGTTCTGGTGCTGGTGTTCTATCCCTACGTCTATCTGCTGGCGCGCACGGCATTCCTGGCCCAGGGCAAAGGCCTGATGGAAGCTGCGCGGGTGCTGGGGCAATCGCCGTTGCAGGCTTTCTGGCGGGTGGCGCTGCCCATGGCGCGTCCTGCAATCGGCGCCGGTGTGGCGCTGGCGCTGATGGAAACCCTGGCGGATTTCGGCGCGGTGTCGGTATTCAACTTCGATACGTTCACCACCGCGATCTACAAGACCTGGTACGGGTTCTTCAGCCTGTCCAGCGCGGCGCAGCTGGCGAGCCTGTTGCTGCTGGCGGTGATGGTGGTGCTCTATGGCGAACGCCGCGCCCGTGGGGCCAGCCGCACGACCAACGAACGACCGCGAGGCAAGGCGCTCTACCACCTGCGGGGTATTAAAGCGCTGGCGGCCAGTGGCTGGTGCGGTCTGGTTTTCATCTGCGCCTTTGCCGTGCCCATGCTGCAGTTGATCGTCTGGGTCTGGCAGCGGGGCCGTTTCGACCTGGATGAGCGTTATACCGGCCTGATCCTGCATACGCTGTATCTGGGCGGCATCGCTGCGCTTATAACCGTCGGCGTGGCGCTGATTCTGGTTTTTGCCCGACGCATGGCGCCCACTCCGGTGATTCGCTCCGGCGTAAGCCTGGCCAATCTCGGCTATGCACTGCCCGGTTCGGTACTGGCTGTTTCGATCATGCTGGCCTTCAGTTACCTGGACCGGCAACTGGTTATCCCGCTTTCCGGTTGGCTGGGCGGGGCTGGCAAACCTTTGCTGCTGGGCAGTCTGTCGGCTCTGGTGCTGGCCTATCTGGTGCGCTTCATTGCAGTGGCCTATGGGCCGCTGGAAAACAGCTTGTCGCGGATTCGTCCTTCGCTGCCGGAGGCTGCTCGCAGTCTGGGTGTCAGTGGACCAAAGTTGTTTTTCAAAGTGTATCTGCCGCTGCTGGTGCCGGGTGCATTGAGCGCGGCGCTTCTGGTCTTCGTCGACGTGCTCAAGGAGATGCCTGCCACCTTGCTCATGCGTCCTTTTGGCTGGGATACCCTTGCTGTGCGTATCTTCGAGATGACCAGCGAAGGGGAATGGGCGCGTGCGGCCCTGCCGGCCTTGACGCTGGTGCTGGTCGGGCTGTTGCCCGTGATCGGGTTGATCCGGCGCTCGGCGCGTCAGATTGGTTAG
- a CDS encoding cell division protein ZapA, whose translation MSNGNSVTVQILDKEYSIICPQEERTNLVSAARYLDGKMREIRSSGKVIGADRIAVMAALNITHDLLHKQNLPDVQTSGSTREQVRDLLERVDLVLATDTPTTPDSPRS comes from the coding sequence ATGAGTAATGGCAACAGCGTTACCGTTCAAATCCTCGACAAGGAATATTCGATCATTTGCCCTCAGGAAGAGCGCACCAACCTGGTCAGCGCCGCCCGCTACCTGGATGGCAAGATGCGTGAAATCCGCAGCAGCGGCAAAGTGATTGGCGCAGACCGCATTGCGGTCATGGCTGCCCTGAACATCACTCACGACCTGCTGCACAAACAGAATCTGCCTGACGTGCAAACCAGCGGTTCGACCCGCGAACAGGTGCGCGACTTGCTGGAAAGAGTCGATCTGGTGCTGGCCACAGACACCCCGACAACACCCGATTCACCTCGTAGCTGA
- the ubiH gene encoding 2-octaprenyl-6-methoxyphenyl hydroxylase, with amino-acid sequence MSRFNLAIIGGGLVGASLALALQAGAKARGWKIVLIEPFAPGDSYQPSYDARSSALSFGARRIYERLGLWHQITRRAEPIMQIQVSDRGRFGATRLAAMEEGVPALGYVVENAWLGQCLWAGLDREVVTWRVPAEVTHMQALAGGYRLTLNDETELECDLAVLADGGRSSLREQLGIGVRERSYDQSALIANITPSEAHCGQAFERFTDDGPMALLPLPENRCALVWTRKGNDTQRLAALDDRSFLSELQNVFGYRLGTLRQVGSRHVYPLSLVEAEEQVRSHLVVLGNAAHSLHPIAGQGFNLSLRDADALAEALLESDKSPGDLATLLAYRERQRLDQQMTVGFSDKVTRLFGSTQPVVTAGRNLGLLGLDLLPPAKRWFARQAMGLGTRSDV; translated from the coding sequence ATGAGCCGCTTCAATCTTGCCATCATCGGTGGCGGTCTGGTGGGTGCCAGCCTCGCTCTGGCCTTGCAGGCGGGCGCCAAGGCGCGCGGTTGGAAAATCGTCCTGATCGAACCTTTCGCCCCCGGCGACAGCTATCAGCCCAGCTACGATGCACGCTCTTCGGCGCTGTCGTTCGGGGCGCGGCGCATTTATGAACGCCTTGGCCTGTGGCATCAGATTACCCGGCGCGCCGAACCCATCATGCAGATTCAGGTGTCCGATCGCGGGCGCTTCGGTGCGACCCGTCTTGCTGCCATGGAAGAAGGCGTGCCGGCGCTGGGTTATGTGGTGGAAAACGCCTGGCTGGGCCAATGCTTGTGGGCGGGGCTGGATCGGGAGGTCGTGACATGGCGCGTGCCCGCCGAGGTTACGCACATGCAGGCCCTGGCCGGCGGCTATCGATTGACCCTCAATGACGAAACCGAACTGGAATGTGATCTGGCGGTGCTGGCCGATGGTGGCCGCTCCAGCCTGCGCGAACAGTTGGGTATTGGCGTGCGCGAACGCTCTTATGATCAGAGCGCCTTGATCGCCAACATCACCCCGAGCGAAGCCCATTGCGGACAGGCGTTCGAGCGCTTCACCGATGACGGTCCCATGGCTCTGTTGCCATTGCCGGAAAATCGCTGCGCGCTGGTCTGGACCCGCAAGGGCAACGACACCCAGCGGCTTGCGGCGCTGGATGACCGCAGCTTCCTCAGTGAACTGCAGAATGTATTCGGTTACCGCCTGGGCACCTTGCGTCAGGTCGGTTCGCGGCATGTGTATCCGCTTTCCCTGGTGGAAGCCGAAGAGCAGGTTCGTTCGCATCTGGTCGTGCTGGGCAATGCCGCCCACAGCCTGCACCCGATTGCCGGTCAGGGGTTCAACCTGTCGCTTCGTGATGCCGACGCCCTGGCTGAAGCATTGCTGGAAAGCGACAAGTCGCCGGGTGATCTGGCGACTTTGTTGGCCTATCGTGAAAGGCAACGCCTCGATCAACAGATGACCGTGGGCTTTTCCGACAAGGTCACCCGCCTGTTCGGCAGCACACAGCCTGTGGTCACCGCAGGCCGCAACCTGGGGTTGCTGGGGCTGGACCTGCTGCCGCCCGCCAAACGCTGGTTCGCCCGTCAGGCCATGGGCCTGGGGACTCGATCCGATGTGTGA
- a CDS encoding 2-octaprenyl-3-methyl-6-methoxy-1,4-benzoquinol hydroxylase — translation METRADVLIVGAGMVGSALALALQGSGLDVVVVDGGPLSVKPFDSQSSFEPRVSALSAASQRILQRLDVWEGITARRVSPYGQMHVWDGSGTGEIHFSASSVHAEVLGHIVENRVVQDALLERLHDSDIGLLANARLEHMRHSGDDWLLTLADGRQLRAPLVIAADGANSAVRRLTGTPTREWDYLHHAIVTSVRTADSHRKTAWQRFTDDGPLAFLPLEHEEEHWCSIVWSVTPLEAERLMALDDETFCRELERAFEGRLGQVLTADPRVCVPLRQRHAKRYVAPGLALIGDAAHTIHPLAGQGVNLGFLDAAVLAEVLLHAAERGERLADVRVLGRYERRRMPHNLSLMAAMEGFERLFQANPLPLRWLRNTGLKLVNQMPEAKAMFVREALGLSGELPELARL, via the coding sequence ATGGAAACCCGCGCAGATGTGCTGATTGTCGGAGCCGGAATGGTCGGCAGCGCCCTTGCATTGGCCTTGCAGGGCAGCGGCCTGGATGTGGTGGTGGTCGATGGCGGCCCGCTGAGCGTCAAACCCTTCGACTCGCAATCGTCCTTCGAGCCCCGCGTCAGTGCTCTGTCGGCAGCCAGCCAGCGGATTCTGCAGCGTCTTGATGTCTGGGAAGGCATCACCGCCCGTCGCGTCAGCCCTTATGGGCAGATGCATGTGTGGGACGGCAGCGGCACTGGCGAAATCCATTTCTCAGCGTCCAGCGTGCATGCTGAAGTGCTGGGTCATATCGTCGAGAACCGTGTGGTGCAGGACGCTCTGCTGGAACGACTGCACGACAGCGATATCGGTTTACTGGCCAATGCCCGTCTGGAGCACATGCGTCATTCCGGTGACGACTGGCTGCTGACCCTGGCCGACGGTCGCCAGTTGCGTGCGCCGCTGGTCATTGCTGCCGATGGTGCCAATTCGGCTGTACGCCGCCTGACAGGCACACCGACCCGCGAGTGGGATTATCTGCATCACGCCATCGTCACCAGCGTGCGAACGGCCGACTCCCATCGCAAGACCGCCTGGCAGCGTTTTACCGACGATGGTCCGCTGGCGTTCCTGCCGCTGGAGCATGAAGAAGAGCACTGGTGTTCCATCGTCTGGTCGGTGACGCCGCTTGAAGCCGAGCGCCTGATGGCGCTGGATGACGAAACCTTCTGCCGCGAACTGGAGCGGGCTTTCGAGGGCCGTCTGGGGCAGGTGCTGACTGCCGACCCGCGAGTGTGTGTGCCGTTGCGTCAGCGTCACGCCAAGCGCTATGTCGCGCCGGGGCTGGCGCTGATTGGCGATGCCGCCCACACCATTCACCCGCTGGCCGGTCAGGGCGTGAACCTGGGCTTTCTCGATGCTGCCGTACTGGCTGAAGTGTTGCTGCATGCCGCTGAGCGTGGTGAGCGGCTGGCCGATGTCCGTGTGCTCGGCCGTTACGAGCGCCGCCGCATGCCTCACAACCTGTCATTGATGGCGGCCATGGAAGGTTTCGAGCGCCTGTTCCAGGCCAATCCGCTGCCGTTGCGCTGGTTGCGCAACACGGGTTTGAAGCTGGTCAACCAGATGCCGGAAGCCAAGGCCATGTTCGTGCGCGAAGCGTTGGGATTGTCCGGAGAGCTCCCGGAACTTGCCCGCCTGTAG
- the gcvH gene encoding glycine cleavage system protein GcvH has protein sequence MSNIPAELRFAESHEWARLESDGTVTVGISDHAQEALGDVVFVELPEVGKVFAATDAAGVVESVKAASDIYSPVAGEVIAVNEELADAPELLNSTPYEAWIFKLKPSDATADLAKLLDAAGYKNAIGE, from the coding sequence ATGAGCAATATTCCCGCCGAACTGCGTTTTGCCGAAAGCCACGAATGGGCGCGTCTGGAATCCGACGGCACGGTAACCGTGGGTATCTCCGATCATGCTCAGGAAGCGCTGGGCGATGTGGTGTTCGTCGAGCTGCCGGAAGTGGGCAAGGTTTTCGCCGCCACTGACGCTGCTGGTGTGGTCGAGTCGGTCAAGGCTGCTTCCGATATCTACTCGCCTGTTGCGGGCGAAGTCATTGCGGTCAATGAAGAATTGGCCGACGCTCCGGAATTGCTGAACAGCACTCCGTACGAAGCCTGGATCTTCAAGCTCAAGCCAAGCGATGCCACCGCCGATCTGGCAAAACTGCTGGATGCTGCCGGTTACAAAAACGCCATCGGCGAGTAA
- the gcvT gene encoding glycine cleavage system aminomethyltransferase GcvT, with protein sequence MGQRTPLFDLHLALGAKMVDFGGWDMPLHYGSQVEEHHQVRRDCGVFDVSHMHVIDVMGSQAKAWLRYLLANDVERLKSPGRALYSAMLDTRGGIVDDMIVYLTASGYRLVVNAATGAKDMAWMQSHLTGFDVQLIERTGLSMLAIQGPRARSRIAELVSSARAETIHQLKYFEARDDGDWFIARTGYTGEDGLEIMLPAEQAPGFFNDLVGAGISPVGLGARDTLRLEAGMNLYGQDIDENASPLVSNMAWTIAWEPAERDFIGRDALESERAAGVASKLVGLVLEERGVLRARQVVRIAEIGEGEITSGSFSPTLSKSIALARVPMATGDRAEVEIRGKWYPVRVVQPAFVRHGKTLI encoded by the coding sequence ATGGGACAGCGTACCCCACTCTTTGACCTGCACCTCGCGCTTGGCGCGAAGATGGTCGATTTTGGTGGCTGGGACATGCCGTTGCATTACGGATCGCAAGTCGAAGAGCATCATCAGGTACGCCGCGATTGCGGAGTGTTCGATGTCTCTCACATGCATGTGATCGATGTCATGGGCAGTCAGGCAAAGGCCTGGTTGCGTTACCTGCTGGCCAACGACGTAGAACGGCTGAAAAGTCCGGGACGTGCGTTGTACAGCGCCATGCTCGATACCCGTGGCGGTATCGTCGACGACATGATCGTCTACCTCACCGCCAGCGGTTATCGCCTGGTGGTCAATGCGGCAACCGGTGCCAAGGACATGGCCTGGATGCAATCGCACCTCACCGGTTTCGATGTGCAACTGATCGAGCGCACGGGGCTGTCCATGCTGGCAATTCAAGGGCCACGGGCCAGAAGCCGGATTGCCGAACTGGTGTCCAGCGCTCGCGCCGAAACCATTCATCAGCTCAAGTATTTTGAAGCCCGTGACGATGGCGACTGGTTCATTGCCCGCACCGGCTACACCGGTGAAGACGGTCTGGAAATCATGCTGCCAGCCGAGCAGGCTCCCGGTTTTTTCAACGATCTGGTCGGCGCAGGCATTTCCCCTGTCGGTCTGGGCGCACGAGACACATTGCGTCTTGAGGCAGGCATGAACCTGTATGGGCAGGACATCGACGAAAACGCTTCGCCGCTCGTCTCGAACATGGCCTGGACCATTGCGTGGGAGCCGGCAGAGCGTGATTTCATCGGTCGCGATGCACTGGAAAGCGAGCGTGCCGCAGGCGTGGCCTCGAAACTGGTGGGGCTGGTGCTCGAAGAGCGCGGCGTGTTGCGGGCGCGTCAGGTCGTGCGTATCGCAGAAATTGGCGAAGGAGAGATCACCAGTGGTAGTTTCTCTCCTACGCTAAGCAAATCGATTGCCCTGGCACGTGTTCCGATGGCGACTGGCGACCGGGCCGAAGTCGAAATCCGCGGCAAATGGTATCCGGTGCGTGTCGTGCAGCCAGCGTTTGTACGTCATGGCAAAACCCTGATCTAA
- a CDS encoding YecA/YgfB family protein, which yields MPIQNSPYKAFATLLNTSGHPVSPAELHGLLLGRSCAGAGFDSEGWFADASVLLETEPEDNVRQALIGLQEMVKGELTGDDMTVVLLLPGDDEPLTERAAALGQWCQGFLSGFGLAVGDAVLSIEATEVLQDLAAIAQVQDALEESEDGESDYMEVMEYLRVAPLLLFTECSKAVAPQPKPSLH from the coding sequence ATGCCCATTCAGAATTCCCCGTACAAAGCATTTGCCACTCTGCTCAATACCAGTGGTCATCCTGTTTCCCCTGCCGAACTGCACGGCCTGTTGCTGGGGCGCAGTTGTGCCGGTGCCGGCTTCGATAGCGAAGGCTGGTTTGCCGATGCTTCCGTACTGCTTGAAACCGAGCCTGAGGACAATGTTCGCCAGGCGCTGATTGGCTTGCAGGAGATGGTCAAGGGCGAACTCACCGGCGATGACATGACGGTCGTGCTGTTGCTGCCCGGCGATGACGAGCCGCTGACCGAGCGCGCTGCTGCACTGGGTCAATGGTGCCAGGGTTTCCTGTCGGGCTTTGGCCTGGCGGTCGGAGATGCGGTGCTGAGCATCGAAGCCACTGAAGTGTTACAGGACTTGGCTGCAATCGCTCAGGTTCAGGATGCACTGGAAGAATCCGAAGACGGCGAAAGCGATTACATGGAAGTCATGGAATACCTGCGCGTCGCACCACTGCTGCTGTTCACCGAGTGCAGCAAGGCCGTTGCGCCACAGCCCAAGCCTTCCCTGCACTGA
- a CDS encoding EVE domain-containing protein codes for MAYWLMKSEPDELSISDLQRLDKTRWDGVRNYQARNFLRSMAVGDEFFFYHSSCPEPGIAGIGRIIEAAYPDPTALEPESHYFDAKASAEKNPWSAIDVAFVEIFPKILGLGYLKQQATLEQLPLVQKGSRLSVMPVTAEQWSAILALR; via the coding sequence ATGGCCTATTGGCTGATGAAGTCAGAACCCGACGAACTCTCGATCAGTGACCTGCAACGCCTCGACAAAACCCGCTGGGATGGCGTGCGCAACTATCAGGCCCGCAACTTCCTGCGCAGCATGGCGGTGGGTGACGAGTTCTTTTTCTATCACTCCAGTTGCCCGGAGCCAGGAATTGCCGGTATCGGCAGGATTATCGAGGCGGCCTACCCGGACCCCACGGCCCTTGAGCCGGAAAGTCACTACTTCGACGCCAAGGCCAGCGCCGAAAAGAATCCATGGAGCGCAATCGATGTCGCCTTCGTGGAAATCTTCCCGAAAATTTTGGGGCTGGGTTACCTGAAACAACAAGCGACGCTTGAACAACTGCCTCTCGTGCAGAAAGGCAGCCGACTGTCTGTGATGCCCGTGACCGCCGAACAATGGTCGGCGATCCTGGCACTGCGCTGA
- a CDS encoding TIGR02449 family protein, with amino-acid sequence MEDTDLQALMNRLELLLKHIEQLKSQNALLLAQEKSWREERAHLIEKNEIARQKVESMISRLKALEQDS; translated from the coding sequence ATGGAAGACACCGATCTGCAAGCCCTGATGAACCGGTTGGAATTGCTGCTCAAACACATTGAGCAACTTAAAAGCCAAAATGCACTCCTATTAGCTCAGGAAAAATCCTGGCGCGAGGAACGCGCCCACCTCATCGAAAAGAACGAAATCGCCCGGCAGAAGGTCGAGTCCATGATTTCGCGCCTCAAGGCCCTGGAGCAAGACTCATGA
- the pepP gene encoding Xaa-Pro aminopeptidase — protein MISIPKSEYARRRKALMAQMVPNSIAILPAAAVAIRNRDVEHVYRQDSDFQYLSGFPEPEAVVVLIPGREYGEYVLFCRERNPERELWDGLRAGQEGAIRDFGADDAFPINDIDDILPGLIEGRERVYSAMGSNPEFDRHLMEWINTIRSKAHLGAQPPNEFVALDHLLHDMRLYKSAAEVKVMREAAQISARAHIRAMQASRAGLYEFSLEAELDYEFRKGGARMPAYGSIVASGRNACILHYQQNDAPLKEGDLVLIDAGCEIDCYASDITRTFPVSGTFSAEQKAIYELVLKSQEAAFAAIGPGKHWNQAHEATVRVITAGLVELGLLQGDVDELIETEAYKPFYMHRAGHWLGMDVHDVGEYKVGGEWRVLEVGMALTVEPGIYVSPDNQNVAKKWRGIGVRIEDDVVVTKKGCEILSGGVPKTVAEIEALMAAAQAQVA, from the coding sequence ATGATCTCTATCCCGAAGTCCGAATACGCCCGCCGACGCAAGGCCCTGATGGCCCAGATGGTGCCCAACAGCATCGCCATTCTTCCGGCCGCGGCTGTTGCGATTCGCAATCGTGATGTCGAGCATGTCTACCGGCAGGACAGCGATTTCCAGTACCTGAGCGGCTTTCCCGAGCCCGAAGCTGTGGTGGTGTTGATTCCGGGGCGTGAATATGGCGAGTACGTGCTGTTTTGTCGTGAACGCAACCCGGAGCGCGAGTTGTGGGATGGCCTGCGTGCAGGCCAGGAAGGCGCCATTCGTGATTTCGGTGCAGATGATGCGTTTCCGATCAACGATATCGACGACATCCTGCCGGGCCTGATCGAAGGGCGCGAGCGGGTTTACTCGGCCATGGGCAGCAACCCTGAATTCGACCGGCATCTGATGGAGTGGATCAACACCATTCGCTCCAAGGCGCACCTGGGTGCGCAGCCGCCGAACGAGTTCGTTGCGCTGGATCATCTGCTTCACGACATGCGCCTGTATAAATCGGCAGCGGAAGTGAAGGTCATGCGTGAGGCAGCACAGATTTCTGCACGCGCCCATATCCGGGCGATGCAGGCCAGCCGTGCGGGGCTATATGAATTCAGCCTGGAAGCCGAGCTGGATTACGAGTTTCGCAAGGGCGGGGCAAGGATGCCGGCCTACGGGTCCATCGTCGCGTCGGGCCGTAATGCCTGCATCCTGCACTATCAGCAGAACGACGCGCCGCTCAAGGAGGGCGATCTGGTGTTGATCGACGCCGGTTGCGAGATCGACTGCTATGCCAGCGACATCACTCGCACCTTTCCGGTCAGCGGGACATTCTCGGCAGAGCAGAAGGCAATCTACGAACTGGTGCTCAAGTCTCAGGAAGCGGCGTTCGCGGCCATCGGACCGGGCAAGCACTGGAACCAGGCACACGAGGCGACGGTCAGGGTTATTACTGCCGGGCTGGTTGAGTTGGGCCTGTTGCAGGGCGATGTGGACGAGTTGATCGAGACCGAAGCGTACAAGCCGTTCTATATGCACCGTGCCGGGCACTGGCTGGGCATGGATGTGCATGATGTCGGCGAATACAAGGTCGGCGGCGAATGGCGGGTACTGGAGGTCGGCATGGCGCTGACCGTGGAGCCTGGGATTTATGTCTCTCCCGACAATCAGAACGTCGCGAAAAAATGGCGAGGTATCGGTGTGCGAATCGAGGATGACGTAGTGGTGACCAAGAAGGGGTGTGAAATTCTTTCTGGCGGCGTGCCCAAGACTGTCGCTGAAATCGAGGCCCTGATGGCCGCTGCACAGGCTCAGGTCGCATGA
- a CDS encoding 5-formyltetrahydrofolate cyclo-ligase produces the protein MTSNPTITRPQLRRQLRKARRALSPGQQRAAARGLYRQLAQHPLFRRARHVSLYLPMDGEIDPRLLLRAAQRRGKATYLPVLDAWPRTKMVFQRVRPGEKFIPNRFRIPEPRINRARQRRIWALDLILMPLVGFDDEGGRLGMGGGFYDRSLAYLARRKTWKKPLLLGLAHECQKVERLAQASWDVPLQGTVSDSRWYLAQQEEEK, from the coding sequence ATGACCAGCAACCCGACAATCACACGCCCGCAACTGCGCCGCCAGCTACGCAAGGCGCGTCGTGCCTTGAGTCCTGGCCAGCAACGCGCAGCCGCTCGCGGCCTGTATCGCCAACTGGCACAACATCCCCTGTTTCGCCGCGCCCGGCATGTCTCGCTGTATCTGCCCATGGACGGCGAGATCGATCCCCGGCTTTTGCTGCGGGCCGCCCAACGTCGGGGCAAGGCGACTTATCTGCCGGTGCTCGATGCCTGGCCACGTACCAAGATGGTTTTCCAGCGCGTGCGCCCTGGCGAGAAATTCATCCCCAACCGTTTTCGCATCCCGGAGCCGCGTATCAATCGCGCACGGCAACGCAGGATCTGGGCACTGGATCTGATCCTGATGCCTCTGGTCGGATTCGATGACGAAGGCGGACGCCTGGGAATGGGCGGCGGTTTCTATGACCGCAGCCTGGCGTATCTGGCACGCCGAAAAACCTGGAAAAAACCGCTGCTGCTGGGCTTGGCCCATGAGTGTCAGAAAGTCGAACGGCTCGCGCAGGCAAGCTGGGATGTTCCGCTGCAAGGCACGGTATCGGACAGCCGCTGGTATCTGGCACAACAGGAAGAAGAGAAGTGA
- a CDS encoding extracellular solute-binding protein, protein MQASKRLLAALTLTVLGSTAQAADEVVVYSSRIDELIKPVFDAYTAKTGVKIKFITDKEAPLMQRIKAEGENATADLLLTVDAGNLWQAEQMGILQPFTSPVIDANIPPQYRSSSHAWTGLSLRARTIAYSTDRVKPAELSTYEALADKNWEGRLCLRTAKKVYNQSLTATLIETHGAEASEKILKGWVNNLSTDVFSDDIAVLEAINAGQCDVGIVNTYYYGRLHKENPDLAVKLFWPNQSDRGVHVNLSGIGLTRHAPHPEAAKALVEWMTGPEAQTIFSGTNQEFPANPKVAPSAEVASWGAFKADTIPVEVAGKRQAEAIRMMDRAGWN, encoded by the coding sequence ATGCAGGCTAGCAAGCGTCTTCTGGCTGCTTTGACACTGACCGTGCTCGGCAGCACTGCCCAGGCTGCCGATGAGGTCGTGGTGTACTCATCGCGTATCGATGAGCTGATCAAGCCTGTCTTCGATGCCTACACGGCCAAGACCGGTGTGAAGATCAAGTTCATTACCGACAAGGAAGCCCCGCTGATGCAGCGCATCAAGGCCGAAGGCGAAAACGCCACGGCTGACCTGCTGCTGACCGTCGATGCCGGTAACCTCTGGCAGGCCGAGCAGATGGGGATTCTCCAGCCGTTCACCTCGCCGGTGATCGACGCCAATATCCCGCCCCAATATCGTTCCTCCAGCCATGCCTGGACCGGCCTGAGCCTGCGGGCGCGGACCATCGCCTACTCGACGGATCGCGTCAAGCCTGCCGAACTGAGCACTTACGAAGCCCTGGCAGACAAGAACTGGGAAGGGCGCCTGTGCCTGCGCACGGCCAAGAAAGTCTATAACCAGTCCCTGACGGCGACCCTGATCGAAACCCATGGCGCCGAAGCATCCGAGAAGATTCTCAAGGGTTGGGTCAATAACCTGTCCACCGATGTGTTCTCCGATGACATCGCGGTGCTTGAGGCAATCAATGCCGGGCAATGCGACGTCGGTATCGTCAACACCTACTACTACGGTCGCCTGCACAAGGAAAACCCGGACCTGGCGGTGAAGCTGTTCTGGCCGAACCAGTCGGACCGCGGCGTACACGTCAACCTGTCGGGTATCGGCCTGACCAGGCATGCACCACACCCCGAAGCTGCCAAGGCGCTGGTGGAGTGGATGACGGGGCCAGAGGCACAAACCATCTTTTCCGGTACTAACCAGGAGTTTCCGGCCAACCCGAAAGTCGCGCCATCGGCAGAGGTTGCGAGCTGGGGCGCGTTCAAGGCTGACACCATTCCGGTCGAAGTGGCGGGCAAGCGTCAGGCCGAAGCGATTCGCATGATGGATCGTGCTGGCTGGAATTGA